In the genome of Methanobrevibacter sp. TMH8, one region contains:
- a CDS encoding ABC transporter permease, with protein sequence MSFDFIINNRFILNFKKYKYLLYELIKRNIKLTYRRSSLGLFWTFLSPLLFTIVLSIIFSTFFKRSIENYPVYLLCGKLLFDFFSSGTKTAMNSLKSASVIKKIYVPKYIFPLANVLGNYATFLISLSVLVLLVVVTGVNLTWNAFFMIVPFFLILLLTLSVGLVLATVVIFVRDVQHLWGVFTTMLMWGSAIFYPVSTVPEQFRFLFDINPVYNVILMLRNSILYGIAPTTYQMLFVFGFSMVFLIIGIVLLYKYQDKFILYI encoded by the coding sequence ATGAGTTTTGATTTTATAATAAATAATAGGTTTATTCTAAATTTTAAAAAATATAAGTATCTTTTATATGAACTTATTAAGAGAAACATTAAGTTAACCTATAGAAGATCTTCTTTAGGACTTTTTTGGACATTTTTAAGTCCTTTACTCTTTACAATAGTTTTATCAATAATTTTTTCAACATTTTTCAAGAGAAGTATTGAAAATTATCCTGTTTATCTTTTATGTGGAAAATTATTATTTGATTTTTTCAGTAGTGGAACTAAGACAGCAATGAATTCCTTGAAAAGTGCAAGCGTAATTAAGAAAATTTATGTTCCTAAATATATATTCCCATTAGCTAATGTTTTAGGAAACTATGCTACATTTTTAATTTCCTTATCAGTTTTAGTTCTTTTAGTGGTTGTTACAGGTGTTAATTTAACATGGAATGCATTTTTTATGATAGTGCCATTCTTCCTAATCTTATTACTAACTTTGAGTGTGGGATTAGTTCTTGCTACTGTTGTTATATTTGTTCGTGATGTTCAACATTTATGGGGAGTTTTTACTACTATGTTGATGTGGGGTAGTGCAATATTTTATCCTGTTAGTACAGTCCCTGAACAATTTAGATTTTTATTTGACATTAACCCAGTATATAATGTAATATTAATGCTTAGAAATTCAATTTTATACGGAATTGCTCCGACTACATACCAAATGTTGTTTGTTTTCGGATTTTCAATGGTTTTTTTAATAATTGGGATAGTTTTATTATATAAATACCAAGATAAATTTATACTTTATATTTAG
- a CDS encoding ABC transporter ATP-binding protein, protein MGEKVIEVENLSMKYNLAKEGKISLKNYFKKVKNRELLYQEFWALEDISFDVEKGDRLAILGLNGAGKSTLLKAVAGVIKPNKGTVKTKGRIVPLLELGGGFSGNYTGRENIFLRGAMLGFSTKYMEEHFNEIVEFSEIKDFLDVPLNNYSSGMKSRLGFSVSTVVNPDILILDEVLSVGDAKFRKKSFAKMMQLIEDNDTTVLFVSHSLTQVKELCNKAILLDKGKLIMKGDIEEVCNKYEEIIQS, encoded by the coding sequence TTGGGTGAAAAAGTTATTGAAGTTGAAAATCTTTCAATGAAATACAATCTAGCTAAAGAAGGAAAAATAAGTTTAAAAAACTATTTTAAAAAAGTTAAAAATAGAGAACTCCTTTATCAAGAATTTTGGGCTCTTGAAGATATTTCTTTTGATGTAGAAAAAGGAGATAGGTTAGCTATTTTGGGGTTAAATGGCGCTGGGAAAAGTACACTTCTTAAAGCTGTTGCAGGTGTTATAAAGCCAAATAAAGGAACAGTAAAAACAAAAGGAAGAATAGTTCCTTTATTAGAGTTAGGTGGAGGATTTTCTGGAAATTATACTGGAAGAGAAAATATTTTTCTTAGAGGGGCTATGTTAGGTTTTTCTACAAAATACATGGAGGAACATTTTAACGAAATTGTAGAATTTTCCGAAATTAAAGATTTTTTAGATGTTCCTCTAAATAATTATTCTTCTGGAATGAAATCAAGATTAGGATTTTCTGTTTCTACTGTGGTTAATCCAGATATACTAATTTTAGATGAAGTTTTGTCTGTTGGTGATGCTAAATTTAGAAAAAAATCATTTGCTAAAATGATGCAATTAATCGAAGATAATGATACTACAGTTTTATTTGTTTCTCATTCATTAACTCAAGTAAAAGAGCTTTGTAATAAAGCAATATTATTAGATAAAGGTAAACTTATAATGAAAGGGGATATAGAAGAAGTTTGTAATAAATATGAAGAAATTATTCAGAGCTAA
- a CDS encoding 2-C-methyl-D-erythritol 4-phosphate cytidylyltransferase, translated as MIFGAILAGGTGTRMGKIEKPKQFLLLGNKPIIIHTIEKFYINDIFDEIIVLCPKNWINYTEDLINKYIINQNIFNSSNKIKVVEGGDQRNETIMNAVSYIDENYELSDDDIIVTHDSVRPFITHRILTENIKYSGKYGACDTVIPASDTIVESNDNKFIKNIPNRKNMYQGQTPQSFKINKLKTLYNKLSNEEKDMLTDACKIFSINNEKVFLVEGEVTNIKITYPYDLKVANSILKGY; from the coding sequence ATGATATTCGGGGCAATTTTGGCAGGTGGTACTGGAACAAGAATGGGGAAGATTGAAAAGCCTAAACAATTTCTTTTACTTGGAAATAAACCAATTATAATACATACAATAGAAAAATTTTACATCAACGATATCTTTGATGAAATAATTGTATTATGTCCAAAAAATTGGATAAATTATACTGAAGATCTTATAAATAAATATATTATTAATCAAAATATTTTTAATAGCTCAAATAAGATTAAAGTAGTGGAAGGTGGGGATCAGCGTAATGAAACTATTATGAATGCTGTTTCATATATTGATGAAAATTATGAATTATCTGATGATGATATAATTGTTACTCATGATTCTGTTAGACCATTTATAACTCACAGAATATTAACTGAAAATATAAAGTATTCTGGTAAATATGGGGCATGTGATACTGTTATCCCAGCATCAGATACAATTGTAGAAAGTAACGACAATAAATTCATTAAGAATATACCTAATAGAAAAAATATGTATCAAGGTCAAACACCTCAGTCTTTTAAAATAAATAAACTAAAAACACTCTATAATAAACTTTCAAATGAAGAAAAAGACATGTTAACCGATGCATGTAAAATTTTTTCAATAAACAATGAAAAAGTTTTTCTTGTTGAAGGAGAAGTAACAAATATTAAAATTACATATCCATATGATTTAAAAGTTGCAAACTCTATTTTAAAAGGATATTAA
- a CDS encoding glycosyltransferase: protein MITYRFSIIIPAYNVEKYISKSLDSLVNQTFKNFEVILIDDGSTDSTQDIIKEYCEKYHNFKSIIQKNQGVANARNNALKIAKGEYIGFLDPDGDCFFEDALYNFNETINFHENKDNSPELVIGSQITTDTWSKVNFDSSSRNLKNTLRLVLNFRNKFNKINFLKKLSNNKFFKNLYYYKSAKFLPYENEIAPHDKRIIWTMLILNKMFKREKLLETGVKMPILTHASDAAFLFSFLYKCDIIVGCPHDVLIYKKRIFSDDSSLSQESNLDSVNAYYESYNIILESFKEYSNKYRQLLKNNNDNNELKNFESEFSEYIDLLQFKELQTLFINMTYRSFWKTDTDTLIRVKNILMEFKEEIIPETWEVIRNSNKDINIDDLVVDPIEMADNPLITIVLDNMGGKIDFILLRRIISNIYNSNFPAFELIISNELFRELDESFQSKENIHFIEYVHANDFKNKAINKSKGDYLFFIDQDILFSPNLLKEMFDRINGINSSVTTIKEKLSEVKSLGFSTKLIRNFPKIFINFIRLFISLFKRKSQKKYDFIICPMKPVIEDRMDKEDEYEIYKYSKRNLLDSNILSDCIISDKLISKEFLKRIKFEFSKDIKKDINIFYSLGEFQKINKNYILTTDEYLKKPLISIIIDNINLNEQEINDLLESIYNQEFKSFEIILNGDLKLKNNINHLNEDNIKFTNNNFKEESINISSSQYVLYIDSPINYKSNDFNKIFNKFKSNKIGMKDNINNKIIIKNKL, encoded by the coding sequence ATAATTACTTATAGATTTTCAATAATTATTCCTGCTTATAATGTAGAAAAATACATTTCAAAAAGTTTAGATTCTTTAGTTAATCAAACTTTTAAAAATTTTGAAGTAATTTTGATTGATGATGGTTCTACAGATTCAACACAGGATATCATTAAAGAATATTGTGAAAAATATCATAATTTCAAATCTATCATTCAAAAAAATCAAGGAGTTGCTAATGCTAGAAATAACGCACTTAAAATTGCTAAAGGTGAGTATATTGGTTTTTTAGATCCTGATGGGGATTGTTTTTTTGAAGATGCTCTTTATAACTTTAATGAAACAATAAATTTTCATGAAAATAAAGATAATTCTCCAGAATTAGTAATAGGTTCTCAAATTACTACAGATACTTGGTCAAAAGTGAATTTTGATTCTTCTAGTAGAAATTTAAAAAATACTTTAAGGTTGGTTCTTAACTTTAGAAATAAATTTAATAAAATAAATTTTTTAAAGAAACTAAGTAATAATAAATTTTTTAAAAATTTATATTATTATAAAAGTGCAAAATTTCTTCCTTATGAGAATGAAATAGCTCCTCATGATAAAAGAATAATTTGGACTATGTTAATATTAAATAAAATGTTTAAAAGAGAAAAATTATTGGAAACTGGTGTTAAAATGCCTATTTTGACCCATGCAAGTGATGCAGCATTCTTATTTTCTTTTTTATATAAGTGTGATATAATTGTGGGATGTCCACATGATGTTTTAATTTATAAAAAAAGAATATTTTCAGATGATTCTTCTCTTTCACAAGAATCAAATTTAGATTCTGTAAATGCATATTATGAATCTTATAACATAATTTTGGAATCCTTTAAAGAATATTCTAATAAATATCGACAATTATTAAAAAATAATAATGATAATAATGAATTGAAAAATTTTGAAAGTGAATTTTCAGAATATATTGATTTATTACAATTTAAAGAACTACAAACTCTATTTATCAACATGACTTATAGATCATTCTGGAAAACGGATACTGATACTTTAATAAGGGTTAAAAATATTCTAATGGAATTTAAAGAAGAAATAATTCCAGAAACATGGGAAGTAATCCGTAATTCTAATAAAGATATTAATATAGATGATCTTGTTGTTGATCCTATTGAAATGGCAGATAATCCTTTAATCACAATAGTATTAGATAATATGGGAGGCAAAATTGATTTTATTCTCTTAAGAAGAATAATATCTAACATATATAACTCAAATTTCCCTGCATTTGAATTAATAATTTCAAATGAATTATTTAGGGAGTTAGATGAGAGTTTTCAAAGTAAAGAAAATATTCATTTTATTGAATATGTTCATGCAAATGATTTTAAAAATAAGGCTATTAATAAATCTAAAGGGGATTATCTATTTTTTATAGATCAAGATATTTTATTCTCTCCTAATTTATTAAAAGAAATGTTTGATAGGATAAATGGTATTAATTCTTCAGTTACTACAATTAAAGAAAAACTCAGTGAAGTTAAATCTCTTGGATTTTCTACTAAATTAATTAGGAACTTTCCTAAAATATTTATAAATTTTATAAGATTATTCATTTCTTTATTTAAAAGAAAATCACAAAAAAAATATGATTTTATAATCTGTCCAATGAAACCTGTGATTGAGGACAGAATGGATAAAGAAGATGAATATGAAATCTACAAATATTCTAAAAGAAATCTTTTAGATTCCAATATCCTTAGTGATTGTATCATTTCTGATAAACTAATTAGTAAGGAGTTTTTAAAAAGAATTAAATTTGAATTTTCTAAAGACATTAAAAAAGATATTAATATTTTCTATTCTCTTGGCGAATTTCAGAAAATAAATAAAAATTATATATTAACAACTGATGAATATTTGAAAAAACCTCTTATTTCAATAATAATTGATAATATTAATTTAAATGAACAAGAAATAAATGATTTATTGGAATCAATATATAATCAGGAATTTAAATCTTTTGAAATAATTTTAAATGGAGATTTAAAACTTAAAAATAATATAAATCATTTAAATGAGGATAATATTAAATTCACTAATAATAATTTCAAGGAAGAATCTATTAATATATCTAGTAGCCAATATGTTTTATATATCGACTCACCTATTAATTATAAATCAAATGACTTTAATAAAATTTTTAATAAATTTAAATCAAATAAAATTGGAATGAAAGATAATATCAATAATAAAATTATTATAAAAAATAAGCTTTAG
- a CDS encoding alcohol dehydrogenase catalytic domain-containing protein, which translates to MINTVYRLVAPKLFEEEYEEVFLKDNVVVRPTYLSICQADQRYYNGNRPPEVLAEKFPMALIHECIGEVINDDTGTFSQGDNVVIIPNTPIESDDIISENYLESSKFRSSDFDGFMQDYIVSSPDRLVKLPNNINKEVASFTELVSVSLHSITRFSEISHEKKTVIGVWGDGNLGYITSLLLKTLFPDSKVIVFGTNDEKLNIFSFVDETFKINEIPHNLNIDHAFECVGGRGSQMAIDQIINHIKPEGTISFLGVSEFPIPINTRIILEKGLFIFGTSRSGKKDFLNTIKIFEEHPIILSYLESIISNVFKIRTLNDINEAFEKDFNSHYGKTVLVWNK; encoded by the coding sequence ATGATTAACACAGTATATCGATTAGTGGCTCCTAAACTCTTTGAAGAAGAGTATGAAGAAGTTTTTTTAAAAGATAATGTGGTTGTTAGACCTACTTATCTTTCAATTTGCCAAGCAGATCAAAGATATTATAATGGTAACAGACCTCCTGAAGTTTTAGCTGAAAAATTTCCTATGGCATTAATACATGAATGTATTGGAGAAGTTATTAATGATGATACTGGAACTTTTTCTCAGGGAGATAATGTAGTAATTATTCCAAATACACCTATAGAATCTGATGATATAATATCTGAAAATTATTTGGAATCTAGCAAGTTTAGATCTAGTGATTTTGATGGATTTATGCAGGATTATATTGTTTCATCTCCAGATAGATTAGTTAAACTACCAAATAATATAAATAAAGAAGTTGCATCATTTACAGAACTGGTTAGTGTAAGTCTTCATTCAATTACTCGGTTTTCTGAAATTTCTCATGAAAAAAAAACAGTAATAGGTGTTTGGGGAGATGGAAACTTAGGATATATAACTTCTCTTTTGTTAAAAACACTTTTTCCAGATTCTAAAGTGATAGTATTTGGAACAAATGATGAAAAATTGAATATATTTAGTTTTGTTGATGAAACATTCAAAATAAATGAAATCCCTCATAATTTAAATATTGATCATGCATTTGAATGTGTTGGTGGAAGAGGATCTCAAATGGCAATTGATCAAATAATTAATCATATTAAACCTGAAGGAACAATATCTTTTTTAGGAGTATCGGAATTTCCTATACCAATAAATACGAGAATTATATTAGAAAAAGGTCTTTTTATTTTTGGAACTAGTAGAAGTGGAAAAAAAGATTTTTTGAATACTATAAAAATTTTTGAAGAACATCCAATTATACTGTCTTATTTAGAGAGTATTATCAGCAATGTATTTAAAATAAGAACTTTAAATGATATTAATGAAGCATTTGAGAAGGATTTTAACTCTCATTATGGAAAAACAGTTTTAGTTTGGAATAAATAG